From the genome of bacterium:
GTCTGCAGGCCCGCCCGACACGCCGACAGCCGCAACAGCCGTTCCCGAACCGGGTGCACTGGCAGGACTGGTGACGGGGCTGATGTCACTGGGTGGCCTTGCGCTGCGCAGGCGAAAGTAGAGGGTCGTATGCGCATGCCGGACGGTCTTCTAGGCCGTCCGACCACAAGGCCGTATCAATTCAATCATAACCGCGTGGAAAATGCAATCCGCGCCATACCTATATCAAAAAAGGGCAATTATATACTTGACAACTGTAAGCTTGTGCGCTATACTTAATGTATGAGCACACAGAAGACTCCGCAAACCTTGTTGGAAATGATCGCGCTTTACTCAGACCCGAAAGTCTGCCATGATGCGATGGTTCGCTTCCGCTGGCCAGATGGTGTTGAATGCCCGCATTGTGGTTCAACAACTGTTTGGTTCACCGAAAAGCGCCTCCGTTGGCAATGCAAAGACTGTGGCAAGCAGTTTACGGTCAAGGTCGGCACTATCTTTGAGGATAGCGCATTACCTCTCGGTAAATGGCTGCCTGCCGTTTGGCTAATTGCCAATTGCAAAAACGGTATAAGCTCGTGCGAACTGGCAAGGTCTATAGGTGTTACACAAAAGACCGCCTGGTTCATGCTTCATCGTATCCGAACAGCTATGGCCGAAGGCACTTTCGAGAAGATGGATGGCACTGTGGAAGCCGATGAAACATTCATAGGCGGACTGGAAAAGAACAAACACAATGACAAGAAACTTCGCCAAGGTCGCGGTTCTGTTGGCAAAACTATAGTTATGGGCGTCCTCCAGCGAAGCGACACTGAATCAGAAGTGTCAAGAGTTCTTGCCAATATCATTCCCAATGTATCGGGCAATACGCTACGTGCTGAGATAACCAAGGCTGTCGAGAAATTCACCAGGGTCTATACCGATGCTTGGAAAGGATACAACGGGCTTTCCACTGAATATCTGCATCAGTTTATTGACCACACCATCGCTTACGCTATCGGACAAGTCCATACAAACGGACTGGAAAACTTCTGGTCATTGCTCAAGCGTGCCTTGAAAGGGACATACGTTTCAGTGGAACCATTCCACCTAAAGCGATACATTGATGAGCAGGTATTTCGATTCAACAATCGCGGTGAAACTGACGCTGAGCGGTTTGTTGAAGTGCTGGAATCAGTTGACGGAAAAAGGCTCACATATGATGAACTTACGGAGTCATACAAAGAGTATTACGACGCTATCTTTCCGTGATCGGGCTTCGCTTTTTTCACAGGTGACGCCTTGACGATGTGCTTCATAGCGTCCTCGAACCGCTTGAAGTCCTCTCGCGGTGAGTCAGATTTATGATCTACTGGGTTGTTTGAGGTTTTCTTTAGCATTGTAATTAGGCTCCGAAGCCCGGATCAATCGGCTGTTTGCGAATATTGAGCCATGAACGAAGCACTAGTGGTGCTGTTACTCCGACGTTAAGTGCCACAAGCGGCTTTAGCGTCATTCCTGAAGCCTGATATACTCCAGCTAATGCCCCTCCCAGTATTGGCCCAATCAGCAATACTGAAATCCAATACAGCGAGTCACGAATAGGGCGTTGGTTCTTTGGAAGTAGCCCCATTTCATATATACTAACTAGTCCAGCAAGCAAACCACCAAAACCGCCAATTAATGCAGTCCACCACATAGACTTATGCCACCCTGTTTGTAAGCGCGCCAACAAGTTTCGTCAAAAAAGGAGCTTTGCGCCTAAAATGGGCACGCGTCGTGTATAGCATTTTGCCGTCAATAGATAGTCTTGATGGTTGAACTAGCATGTCTTTCAATTCCGAAAGTTGTTCTGATACCTCTTTAGTGGTTGCATCAATCTCACGCGCGATGCCTTCTGTTGTTCGCCATAAATAACGTGGGTTTTCTAAAGCTGTAAGTACTGCGCGTTGTATTGTCATTGTAGCAATCCGTATATATGCTTTATCATTGCCGGTAATTGATTGAGGCTGTTTTGGAATTTCTATTTTTGATATGTTTGTTGTATTCTGCTCATTTGGCACGGGTATAGTAAGTGCCTTATCTACTTGTTCCACATGAGAATATATATTAGGCATAAGCACATTATCTAATGTTGGGCACGCTGCCGTCATTTTTGACTCCCGCCGAGTATACCCATGAAGTCCTGTATTGCATTTGTGGTCAGTTCGGTCGCTTCTTTTGCGAATTTGGATACTTCGGAAGGGTTATATTGATGTACTCGCCAGAAATCACAGCAGAATATAAAACCATCGACAAATGCCAGTAGCCTTGGCGCGTCCTGAAACTCGAAGAATTGAGCATTAACACCGGCATTATAAGGGCCAAATCTTATTTGCCCACACCAATGTTCATCCCTAAAGTCTAAGGTTATACCAACGTCAGATGGCTTCCATTTTAGCGGATTCCGATTTGAGGTTAGTTTGTTGTTATATATATTCTCTATGATAGCATTCTTGCACTGCTCGAAATCTTTATATGGAACTAGTACATTTTGCACTAAGCCTAGCCTATTATAAGAACTGATTCCGAGGCCAGAAGACACATTATCAAAAACTTGTTGTGCTTCTTTAGCAAAAGCCATTGTATCATCTTGTTGTTCCCAATTAAATTCTGTCTGGGTCTGAGCAAATGCAACTGATCTAAAATCATTGTCGTTTGCAAATTTCCAGAGTGCTCCATCAGGCTGCCGAACATATTTATTGTAATGACTAGCTAGAGTATTAGCCAATGATGCACCATCTGAAAATATCCGCAATGCTGCATCATAGCGTGCCTGTATATACCTGCGTTGGAACTGCATTTCAATTTGGCTCACGAGTGGTTTCCTCTATACCTTAGTCTTACCGTTATTGTCGGCAGACTCAACTACAGTATAGAGTATGTTCGCCAGTTAAGCAAATATCACCTGCATGCTATTCAGAAACCGGTATTTATGCTAGATATAGCAACCCCAACAGTCATCAAGTATATAGTTGCCCAAAAAAGGAAAAGGACAATGTCAATCAGAAAAACAATCACTTCAATAATAGTCATATGGCTATTGTCTATAAGCACTGCAGCGTTCGCGTTCAGTCCATATGCCGCTGAACTTGTGAGCTATTCTTCAGACTTGACCGGATCAAGTCTTTATAATGATCCGAGCGCAGTTCTCGGGCAGGCGGCTACGAAATTCGCCAATGGATCAATGTCCAGCATACGCCGCACGAAGCTGGTGGAACCGGCATGGTATAAAGGACCCAGTGGAGAAAAGCTCATCACGACCATCAACGCAGGTCAGTATGTGGAGGTCAAATTCGATCATCAGGTAATGGACGATCCGCTCAATCCATACGGGATCGATTTCCTTGTATTCGGCAACTCATTTTTTGTCGGCAGTGGGAGCGTTTCTGACTCGACCAATATGAACACCTATACTCTCACAGGCGGTATATTCGCCGAGAATATGAAGATATCTGTCAGCCAGGACGGAACCGACTGGTACACATACGATGACGGACCATATGGAGACAGCATATTTCCCACAAACGCCTATCTCTGGGACAGCGACAATGCCTGCTGGACAGACACAGAATCGGATTATACGAAACCCGTTGACCCAAGTCTGACCGCATCCGATTTCGCAGGCAAGACTGCTGCCGAAGCTATAGCACTATATGACGGCTCAGCGGGCGGCACAGGCTTTGATCTTGCCGAGTCCGGCCTTGACTGGATTCAATATATCAAAGTCGAGGGCGTGTCCGGCTTCAGCGGTGGGGAGATAGACGGTTTCTCGGACGTCGCAGCCGTACCGGAGCCGGGGTCAATGCTTGCTCTGACATGCGGATTGATCGGCATGAGTGGATTTATCTTGCGCAGGCGAAAGTAAAACGTGCATTATGCCGGACGGTCTGATGGCGGCTGTCCGGCAAGTCTATTCCTTCGCAGCCATAACAGCCGCTCCCAATGCGCCCACGATCTGAGGTTCGTCAGGAACAATGAGCTTGGTGTCAAGTCTGGTTTCTATGGCTCTAGCCACACCGGAATTCTTAGCGACACCACCGGTCATGACAAATGGGGCTACGCACCTAAGACGGACGACCATACCGTATATACGCTCGGCGATGGACATATGCAACCCGCGTATTATATCTTCCTTCGGCAGACCCTTGGCTACAAGCGCAACGACTTCGGACTCGGCGAAGACTGTGCATGTGCTCGATATCCGTACGTCTTGAGCAGACGACTCCGAGAGCGCTCCGAGGCTGGTCAGCTCCGTACCCAAAGCGCGAGCCATTACCTCCAGAAACCTGCCCGTGCCGGCTGCGCACTTGTCGTTCATCGCGAAGTCCTCCACCCGCCCGTCTCCGGTCAGGCGGATAACCTTGCTGTCCTGGCCGCCGATATCGATCACACTCATAGCCTCAGGAAATAATTTCCTTGCGCCGATGGCATGGCAGGTTATCTCAGTGACGGCTTTATCGGCAATATCCGTGCTCGAACGTCCGTAGCCCGTTGCTACTACGCGCGATATGTCAAACTCTGTTAAGCCTGCGCGCTCGA
Proteins encoded in this window:
- a CDS encoding IS1595 family transposase, producing the protein MSTQKTPQTLLEMIALYSDPKVCHDAMVRFRWPDGVECPHCGSTTVWFTEKRLRWQCKDCGKQFTVKVGTIFEDSALPLGKWLPAVWLIANCKNGISSCELARSIGVTQKTAWFMLHRIRTAMAEGTFEKMDGTVEADETFIGGLEKNKHNDKKLRQGRGSVGKTIVMGVLQRSDTESEVSRVLANIIPNVSGNTLRAEITKAVEKFTRVYTDAWKGYNGLSTEYLHQFIDHTIAYAIGQVHTNGLENFWSLLKRALKGTYVSVEPFHLKRYIDEQVFRFNNRGETDAERFVEVLESVDGKRLTYDELTESYKEYYDAIFP
- a CDS encoding PEP-CTERM sorting domain-containing protein — encoded protein: MSIRKTITSIIVIWLLSISTAAFAFSPYAAELVSYSSDLTGSSLYNDPSAVLGQAATKFANGSMSSIRRTKLVEPAWYKGPSGEKLITTINAGQYVEVKFDHQVMDDPLNPYGIDFLVFGNSFFVGSGSVSDSTNMNTYTLTGGIFAENMKISVSQDGTDWYTYDDGPYGDSIFPTNAYLWDSDNACWTDTESDYTKPVDPSLTASDFAGKTAAEAIALYDGSAGGTGFDLAESGLDWIQYIKVEGVSGFSGGEIDGFSDVAAVPEPGSMLALTCGLIGMSGFILRRRK
- a CDS encoding acyl-CoA dehydratase activase; this translates as MTISKITAGIDIGSLSTDAVVLKDGRILSYSVIPTLSSSESAASKAYESALERAGLTEFDISRVVATGYGRSSTDIADKAVTEITCHAIGARKLFPEAMSVIDIGGQDSKVIRLTGDGRVEDFAMNDKCAAGTGRFLEVMARALGTELTSLGALSESSAQDVRISSTCTVFAESEVVALVAKGLPKEDIIRGLHMSIAERIYGMVVRLRCVAPFVMTGGVAKNSGVARAIETRLDTKLIVPDEPQIVGALGAAVMAAKE